A genomic window from Brevibacillus agri includes:
- the rpmA gene encoding 50S ribosomal protein L27, with protein sequence MLFNLDLQFFASKKGVGSTKNGRDSISKRLGVKRGDGQFVTAGNILVRQRGTKIYPGANVMKGGDDTLFATADGVVRFKRLGRDRKQVVIEPVASEA encoded by the coding sequence ATGCTGTTTAATTTGGACCTTCAGTTTTTCGCATCGAAAAAAGGGGTAGGTTCCACTAAAAACGGACGTGATTCCATTTCCAAACGTCTGGGCGTGAAACGCGGTGACGGTCAATTCGTTACTGCCGGAAACATCCTCGTTCGCCAACGCGGAACGAAGATTTACCCAGGTGCGAACGTAATGAAAGGCGGAGACGACACTCTGTTTGCAACTGCAGATGGCGTTGTTCGTTTCAAGCGTCTGGGCCGCGATCGCAAGCAAGTTGTGATCGAACCAGTTGCTTCCGAAGCGTAA
- the rplU gene encoding 50S ribosomal protein L21, whose amino-acid sequence MYAIIETGGKQYKVEEGSVLFIEKLAGNEGEVVTFDKVLFVSKDGKVTAGAPTVAGATVTGKVEKHGKAAKIIVYKYKAKKNYRRKQGHRQPFTKVVIEKINA is encoded by the coding sequence GTGTACGCAATTATCGAAACCGGTGGAAAGCAATACAAAGTTGAAGAGGGTTCCGTTCTCTTCATCGAGAAATTGGCTGGCAATGAAGGAGAAGTTGTTACTTTTGACAAAGTTCTCTTCGTAAGCAAAGACGGCAAAGTTACTGCAGGAGCTCCTACAGTAGCTGGTGCAACGGTAACTGGTAAAGTAGAAAAACACGGTAAAGCTGCAAAAATCATCGTGTACAAATACAAAGCCAAGAAAAACTACCGTCGCAAACAAGGTCACCGTCAACCGTTCACCAAAGTTGTGATCGAAAAGATCAACGCTTAA
- a CDS encoding ribosomal-processing cysteine protease Prp: MIEVIVSRAQHGIHEISISGHANAGAYGADIVCSAVSGISFGILNSVQPLTGLTPQVSVAQEGGGFLKWTLASSEAADILEKQQLLAESMVIALLSVAAQYGKYVKVNDHKWQGGV, from the coding sequence ATGATCGAAGTGATCGTGAGCCGTGCGCAGCACGGTATCCATGAAATTAGTATTTCCGGACATGCCAATGCGGGTGCTTATGGGGCGGACATCGTTTGTTCCGCCGTATCAGGCATCAGCTTTGGTATATTAAACAGCGTGCAGCCGCTGACGGGACTGACACCGCAAGTTTCAGTCGCCCAAGAAGGCGGCGGCTTTCTGAAGTGGACGCTCGCTTCCTCGGAAGCGGCGGACATACTAGAAAAGCAGCAGCTTTTGGCTGAGAGCATGGTGATCGCCCTGTTATCAGTTGCGGCGCAGTACGGGAAATACGTAAAAGTGAATGACCATAAATGGCAGGGAGGTGTCTGA